In Amia ocellicauda isolate fAmiCal2 chromosome 16, fAmiCal2.hap1, whole genome shotgun sequence, the following proteins share a genomic window:
- the LOC136711565 gene encoding zinc finger protein 135-like codes for MSLSVSLNARLSSALAELLRAALWEIWKAVEETVSEHREEAARRDRDNEALRRRLQELMVAGEQAVCNWRCGADGRPEKSPGDGKGEWGSGLSGAAEGAVEASTLPDSGERASIEEQHCGQEWGCTESIATEDKQGLSEQHRHTQTEEELGELESGHMAEPQTGVLTQGLRTLGSECGSSTSGSELDSTMAQCEPIVVSEHIKTEDEELELDAHILLKDGLCNLRLENNTGGLSKLDPELPEDEPCEKNESVALREELSAGSDSAVRFESPSSQRRWLCPRSSSSHTHPSQQIQKWESCYCCSQCDKTFISTGSFKKHQCIHTGGSLFCCTQCGNSFNKVKYLKIHQRTHTGEKPYCCSQCGKSFSQASNLKCHQRIHTGEKPFCCSQCGKSFSHAGSLQSHQRVHTGEKPYCCSQCGKSFSQTGHLKSHERIHTGERPYGCSQCGKSFGRAESLQSHQRVHTGEKPYICTHCGKSFSQAASLNYHQRTHTGEKPYRCAQCGKSFIHSGHLNSHQRVHKGEKLHCCSQCGKSFSHAGGLKSHQRVHSAER; via the exons ATGTCCCTGTCCGTGTCTCTGAACGCCCGTCTCTCCTCGGCGCTGGCCGAGCTGCTGAGAGCCGCCCTGTGGGAGATCTGGAAGGCGGTGGAAGAGACGGTGTCGGAGCACCGAGAGGAAGCGGCCCGCAGGGACAGAGACAACGAGGCGCTGAGACGGAGGCTGCAGGAGCTCATGGTGGCGGGAGAGCAGGCTGTGTGTAACTGGCGCTGCGGAGCGGACGGGCGGCCGGAGAAGAGCCCCGGAGACGGGAAGGGGGAGTGGGGCAGCGGACTCTCGGGAGCCGCCGAAG gagctgtagaggccagCACTCTCCCTGACTCTGGAGAAAGGGCTTCCATTGAGGAACAGCACTGTGGGCAGGAGTGGGGCTGCACAGAGTCCATAGCTACTGAAGACAAACAGGGGCTGAGTGAGCagcacaggcacacacagactGAAGAGGAGCTCGGGGAACTGGAGTCTGGCCACATGGCAGAGCCGCAGACTGGGGTTTTAACACAGGGACTTAGGACACTGGGATCTGAGTGTGGATCCAGTACTTCTGGTTCTGAGCTGGACTCTACCATGGCACAGTGTGAGCCCATTGTGGTGTCTGAGCACATTAAAACAGAGGACGAAGAACTGGAGTTAGATGCACATATTCTTTTGAAAGATGGACTCTGTAATCTTAGACTGGAGAATAATACAGGAGGCCTTAGTAAACTAGATCCTGAGCTCCCTGAAGATGAACCATGTGAAAAAAACGAATCTGTTGCCCTGAGGGAGGAGCTCAGTGCAgggagtgacagtgcagtgaggTTTGAGAGCCCATCATCACAGCGCAGATGGCTGTGTCCCAGATCCTCTAGCTCCCACACTCACCCCTCACAACAAATTCAGAAATGGGAGAGCTGCTATTGTTGCTCTCAGTGTGATAAGACTTTCATTAGCACTGGaagctttaaaaaacaccagTGCATTCATACAGGGGGAAGTCTGTTTTGCTGCACCCAATGTGGGAACAGCTTCAATAAAGTCAAATATCTTAAAATTcaccagcgcactcacacaggTGAGAAACCATACTGCTGCTCCCaatgtgggaagagcttcagtcAGGCAAGCAACCTTAAATGTcatcagcgcattcacacaggggaGAAACCATTCTGCTGTTCCCAGTGTGGAAAGAGTTTCAGTCACGCAGGAAGCCTTCAGTCGCACCAGCGGGTTCACACAGGTGAGAAGCCTTATTGCTGTTCCCAGTGCGGGAAAAGTTTCAGTCAGACAGGACACCTTAAATCTCACGAACGCATTCACACGGGAGAGAGACCATACggctgctcccagtgtgggaagagctttggTCGTGCAGAAAGCCTTCAATCTCACCAGCgagttcacacaggagagaaaccctACATCTGTACCCACTGTGGCAAGAGCTTCAGTCAGGCAGCAAGCCTTAATTATCACCAGCGCACACATACAGGAGAGAAGCCATACCGCTgcgcccagtgtgggaagagtttcattCATTCAGGCCACCTGAATTCTCACCAGCGGGTTCACAAAGGAGAGAAACTACACTGCTgttcccagtgtgggaagagtttcagtCATGCAGGAGGACTTAAATCTCACCAGAGGGTTCACTCAGCAGAGAGATAA